From the genome of Prosthecobacter debontii, one region includes:
- a CDS encoding glycosyltransferase family 2 protein, whose protein sequence is MMSDSNPGLISLCTTCKGRAHHLKETLPLNMRDNGDDPAVEFLILDYDSPDDLQAWVHRELKSQIEAGIVTYLRLEGYPAFSMPHSRNVAFRAARGEILCNVDADNFMGPGFVSFLRRFFAQHPEGFLRPHGPPGTNGRIACRRNQFMEIGGYDEKMGDGWGYEDVDFAARLSAAGFKGKPMPGRYLSAIPHSDSMRLEFQTVKMKEGCNREHRRLSKKNIETGLWKANAGSGFGVAQALKNFIHPIEFT, encoded by the coding sequence ATGATGTCCGATTCCAACCCCGGCCTGATCTCCCTTTGCACCACGTGCAAAGGCCGCGCTCATCATTTGAAAGAGACACTGCCTCTCAACATGAGGGACAATGGGGATGACCCCGCCGTGGAGTTTCTGATCCTCGACTATGACTCGCCAGATGACCTGCAGGCCTGGGTCCACAGGGAACTGAAAAGCCAGATCGAAGCCGGGATCGTGACTTACCTTCGGCTGGAGGGGTATCCGGCATTCTCCATGCCACATTCCCGAAATGTCGCCTTCCGTGCGGCCAGGGGAGAGATCTTGTGCAATGTCGATGCGGACAACTTCATGGGGCCGGGTTTTGTCTCCTTTCTGCGGCGCTTCTTTGCGCAGCATCCAGAAGGCTTTCTCAGACCGCATGGGCCGCCTGGCACCAACGGCAGGATCGCCTGCCGTCGAAACCAGTTCATGGAGATCGGTGGTTATGATGAGAAGATGGGAGACGGCTGGGGGTATGAAGATGTGGACTTTGCCGCTCGGTTGAGTGCCGCAGGCTTCAAGGGCAAGCCCATGCCGGGCCGCTACCTCTCCGCCATTCCTCATTCGGATTCCATGAGATTGGAGTTTCAGACCGTGAAAATGAAGGAGGGGTGCAACAGGGAGCACCGAAGGCTGTCGAAGAAAAACATTGAGACTGGCCTTTGGAAGGCCAATGCCGGCAGCGGATTCGGCGTCGCCCAGGCACTGAAGAATTTCATCCATCCGATCGAGTTCACATAG